A stretch of Fusarium fujikuroi IMI 58289 draft genome, chromosome FFUJ_chr10 DNA encodes these proteins:
- a CDS encoding related to RNA helicase MSS116 has protein sequence MQRFRLPINNILQHPRQLLPLTTLFASQPITPFPSFLMDGGSRRRGGRGGNRRGFSSRGGGRGGGRSNQPRNPQIKTENESPDVEMASPSPAPAPAPPLTEEPTSRRFDSLLENNKVNPLIVRTITNDMKFEFMTPVQAATMDELLPPNRSDCLVQARTGTGKTMAFLIPALQTMINQNRAAGDGISLLVISPTRELALQISAEAKRVLQGLPKYRVQVAIGGTNKDREERAILAGCEILIATPGRLLDHMSNEDIVYSMRKLNTLVLDEADRLLDMGFMKDLRDIVGRLPDKTKSDRQGMLFSATIAPHVEQVAGLVLSPGYKFISTIPAGEANTHERVPQFLVQVPTFADVAPAMVGCIREEATRGQAFKAILFAPTAAIADFYGRLLEDLPGLPPVSILHSRMSQNKRTKITNDYRTARSAILVATDVVARGMDFPGVTTVIQVGMPADKQSYIHRLGRTARADAEGRGILIVCDAEGFFPKYSLKEINLIAREADLSPSQDVIEVAEKMEDDEKSRVYQAWLGYYNSHMKALRWDKEELVRQANVYAREGLGSPDVPTIQKSTAGKMGLRGVRGLNTVADRPRQKHGATGGHGDNGRGKRGRN, from the coding sequence ATGCAGCGCTTCCGCCttcccatcaacaacatccttcaGCACCCGCGccaacttcttccactcACAACACTTTTTGCATCACAGCCTATCACTCCTTTCCCCTCTTTTCTGATGGACGGCGGATCAAGACGTCGCGGCGGTCGCGGTGGCAACCGTCGAGGCTTCAGCTCTCGTGGCGGCGGCCGCGGCGGCGGTCGTTCAAACCAGCCTCGCAACCCACAGATCAAGACTGAGAATGAGTCGCCAGATGTCGAGATGGCTTCACCTTCGCCTGCGCCGGCGCCGGCGCCACCGCTCACTGAAGAGCCTACCTCTCGTCGCTTCGACAGCTTGTTGGAGAACAACAAGGTCAACCCTCTCATCGTGCGCACCATCACAAATGACATGAAGTTTGAGTTCATGACGCCCGTTCAAGCTGCGACCATGGATGAACTTCTCCCCCCGAACCGCAGCGACTGCCTCGTCCAGGCGCGCACCGGCACCGGCAAGACAATGGCGTTTTTGATCCCTGCGCTGCAGACTATGATTAACCAGAACAGAGCTGCCGGCGATGGCATTTCCCTGCTTGTTATTTCACCGACTCGTGAGCTCGCGCTTCAGATCTCTGCCGAGGCGAAGAGGGTTCTTCAAGGACTTCCCAAGTATCGCGTTCAGGTTGCTATTGGAGGAACGAACAAGGATCGTGAGGAGCGGGCCATTCTTGCTGGTTGTGAGATTCTCATCGCTACGCCCGGTCGTCTTCTGGATCACATGTCCAACGAGGATATCGTGTACAGCATGCGCAAGCTCAACACTCTTGTTCTCGACGAGGCAGACCGTCTTCTCGACATGGGCTTTATGAAAGATCTGCGGGACATTGTTGGCCGTCTTCCcgacaagaccaagtccGACCGACAAGGCATGCTCTTCTCCGCCACCATCGCTCCCCACGTCGAGCAAGTCGCTGGTCTCGTCCTCTCACCGGGCTACAAGTTCATCTCGACCATTCCCGCTGGTGAAGCCAACACCCACGAGCGCGTTCCCCAGTTCCTCGTCCAAGTTCCTACCTTTGCCGACGTTGCGCCCGCCATGGTTGGCTGTATTCGTGAGGAAGCTACTCGCGGCCAGGCCTTCAAGGCAATTCTTTTCGCGCCGACCGCTGCCATCGCTGATTTCTACGGACGTCTTTTGGAGGATCTTCCCGGCCTTCCCCCCGTTTCGATCTTGCACAGCCGCATGAGCCAGAACAAGCGCACAAAAATCACCAACGACTACCGGACTGCTCGCAGCGCTATTCTCGTTGCTACCGATGTCGTCGCTCGTGGAATGGACTTCCCTGGCGTCACCACCGTCATCCAAGTTGGTATGCCCGCCGACAAGCAGAGCTACATTCACCGTCTCGGCCGAACAGCACGAGCCGACGCTGAAGGCCGCGGAATCCTGATCGTTTGCGACGCAGAGGGTTTCTTCCCCAAGTACTCCCTCAAAGAAATCAACCTCATCGCCCGCGAAGCCGACCTCTCACCCAGCCAAGACGTCATCGAAGTCGccgagaagatggaggatgacgagaAGTCTCGTGTTTACCAAGCTTGGCTGGGCTACTACAACAGTCACATGAAGGCTCTCCGCTGGGACAAGGAGGAACTTGTTCGACAAGCCAATGTTTACGCGCGTGAGGGTCTGGGATCGCCTGACGTGCCTACTATTCAGAAAAGCACGGCTGGCAAGATGGGTTTGAGAGGTGTGCGGGGGTTGAACACGGTTGCTGATCGACCTCGTCAGAAACATGGTGCTACTGGTGGACACGGGGATAATGGACGCGGAAAGCGAGGACGCAACTAG